From one Phocoena sinus isolate mPhoSin1 chromosome 6, mPhoSin1.pri, whole genome shotgun sequence genomic stretch:
- the SET gene encoding protein SET, with protein MSAPAAKVSKKELNSNHDGADETSEKEQQEAIEHIDEVQNEIDRLNEQASEEILKVEQKYNKLRQPFFQKRSELIAKIPNFWVTTFVNHPQVSALLGEEDEEALHYLTRVEVTEFEDIKSGYRIDFYFDENPYFENKVLSKEFHLNESGDPSSKSTEIKWKSGKDLTKRSSQTQNKASRKRQHEEPESFFTWFTDHSDAGADELGEVIKDDIWPNPLQYYLVPDMDDEEGEGEEDDDDDEEEEGLEDIDEEGDEDEGEEDEDDDEGEEGEEDEGEDD; from the exons aaaaagaacagcaagaagCAATTGAACATATTGATGAAGTACAAAATGAAATAGACAG aCTTAACGAACAAGCCAGTGAGGAGATTTTGAAAGTAGAACAGAAATATAACAAACTCCGCCAACCGTTTTTTCAGAAGAGGTCGGAATTGATCGCCAAAATCCCAAATTTTTGGGTAACAACATTTGTTAACCATCCACAAG TGTCTGCACTGCTTGGGGAGGAGGATGAAGAGGCGCTGCATTATTTGACAAGAGTTGAAGTGACAGAATTTGAAGATATTAAATCAGGTTACAGAATAGATTTT TATTTTGATGAAAACCcttactttgaaaataaagttctCTCCAAAGAATTTCATCTGAATGAGAGTGGTGATCCGTCTTCAAAGTCCACTGAAATCAAATGGAAATCCGGAAAG GATTTGACAAAACGTTCAAGTCAAACTCAGAATAAAGCCAGCAGGAAGAGACAGCATGAGGAACCAGAAAGCTTCTTCACCTGGTTTACTGATCATTCTGATGCAGGTGCAGATGAGTTAGGAGAGGTCATCAAAGATGATATTTGGCCAAATCCATTACAGTACTACTTG GTTCCAGACATGGAtgatgaggaaggggaaggagaagaagatgatgatgatgatgaagaggaagaaggattGGAAGATATTGATGAAGAAGGGGATGAGGATGAAGGTGAagaagatgaagatgatgatgagggggaggaaggagag gaaGATGAAGGAGAAGATGACTAA